A window of the Gemmatirosa kalamazoonensis genome harbors these coding sequences:
- the recO gene encoding DNA repair protein RecO: protein MALIQTDAVVLHAFSYLESSRILRLATRDAGVVAVLAKGARRASRRFGTAVDLFAEGQAQFYAKPGRDLHTLAGFDVTRSRPSLAADLGRFTAASAVAELMLRFGRDDAEPSLYEALVTALDRIGLAPRGETREAGLAGAWHLVAELGFGPTIAECAECHTPVPLDRPAAFSHPAGGTLCDLCARMAGLRRLLPAPARLSLHEWLRGAESATPLDDPAARAHQRLLREFLREHLTDGRPMRALEAWEGERWNSPASAAVPEGGRGLA, encoded by the coding sequence GTGGCCCTGATCCAGACCGACGCGGTCGTCCTGCACGCGTTCAGCTATCTCGAGAGCTCGCGCATCCTCCGTCTCGCGACGCGGGACGCGGGTGTCGTCGCGGTGCTGGCGAAGGGCGCCCGTCGCGCGTCCCGCCGTTTCGGCACGGCCGTCGACCTGTTCGCTGAGGGGCAGGCGCAGTTCTACGCGAAGCCCGGACGCGACCTGCACACACTCGCCGGGTTCGACGTCACGCGCTCGCGCCCCTCGCTCGCCGCCGATCTCGGCCGGTTCACGGCCGCGTCGGCGGTCGCGGAGCTGATGCTCCGCTTCGGCCGCGACGACGCCGAGCCGTCGCTCTACGAGGCCCTCGTCACGGCGCTGGATCGGATCGGGCTGGCACCCCGCGGGGAGACACGCGAGGCGGGCCTGGCCGGGGCGTGGCATCTGGTCGCCGAGCTCGGGTTCGGGCCCACGATCGCCGAGTGTGCCGAATGCCATACGCCGGTGCCACTCGATCGACCGGCGGCGTTCAGCCACCCGGCGGGAGGCACGCTGTGTGACCTCTGTGCGCGGATGGCGGGGCTGCGTCGGCTGCTGCCGGCCCCCGCGCGGCTGTCGCTGCACGAGTGGCTGCGCGGGGCCGAGTCCGCGACGCCGCTCGACGATCCCGCGGCGCGAGCGCATCAGCGGCTGCTCCGCGAGTTCCTGCGCGAGCATCTCACCGATGGGCGTCCGATGCGGGCGCTCGAGGCGTGGGAGGGGGAGCGGTGGAACTCGCCGGCGTCTGCGGCGGTACCGGAGGGTGGACGCGGACTTGCGTGA